ttgaaagcttccgccaatgcatgagtatgtatcttatgtgccaagtacaatggatacactatgcccagcgtgtcaagaaagtttccaacccgaaaacggcatagaccggaccgagaatcgaactcgcattctccggattggcaatcctacgcctttgttcgcaaggctactggagacccctaaAGTAAATTtatacaatacatttttctccagatagttttacattttacattttttcaagTTTGTTCATTTACTCCACTGAATCAAGGCAGActtgatgagttccaatgttttttACCTCTTAAATGTCAAACAGAGGGGAACTCACGCCACCATTagcgagcgcaaaatactggattatTGAAACTatgtttgttttgtggaaaaaaatccgATGTGTGAGGTTGCTCTTTCCTTGAACTTGGACAGATACTGGTGGTGCTGTATTAtgataattttataaattaaaGTGTTTTAAAGTTACTTCTAGCTATTTCTAGTTACTTTATGCGCCTTCACGGCAACGCATTAAATGTCTGTGAACGCCATAGTTGCCATAAATACTATTATAATGCAAATTTTGCCGTATGGCTACTTAGGTGCTTTATCGCATCCCATAACCGGGACATTTCGGCCTCGTAGTTTCTTCTTCAATAACTTCACATTCCAACTGAGTTTCATAAGCATTTTCacagttattgaaagctttgttATGCCATTTTATTAGTATGTATCTGGTGCGGCAAAGCACAATAGTTATACTTAGGGAGccaagatttgtttttttaattttataattattctaCAAACTTAGCATAAAAGCCTTTTCCAATCCAAAATGGCCCGCTACGCCGGCCACGCAGTTTTCCGGAGACACGCAAACTTTATTCCCAATACTCATATCAAACAGGTACTTCAATCAAGACCCGGTGACACAATTCGAAGCAATTGACTTCTGTTACAACGGGCATTTTCTCCACTTTCACTGAAACAGTATACAGTGCATGCCATCCCAGCGGCGACAATACCCCATCAATCAAGCCACTTCTCACCAGTTCAATCAGTGAATGCTCAACCGACCATCGAATCCTTCGTTGGCGCAGCACACTGACGGGTGCCGCTGgttgaacatcccagcaggATTTCGCTCCGGCTCTGACGTTCATGCACAATTTGATGCTGATTGAATCGGGGCCCGATAATGGAAAATACTGATGGTCCTCCGGCGATGAATGGCACTTTGGGTGGAAATTGGATTTCCTTCGACGATTTCCGCGCTTGTACGGAGTTTGAACTTTCACTTTGGAGAAATTCAATAAGCCGCTCTGAATAACGAATGTTTTGTTTCGTTGGAAACGGGGAGGTGCCTATAATATCGGAAGCTGCCGATATCTACAAGGAAGGTTTACCTGTTATTCGTTTGAAATATTATAGATAATGACAATGCCTATTTCATGGTCTCTTTTTGTTAAAATTGTTGTAGAAGGTTATAGAAGCGTTTTTTTGGAACGTTGGTTTGAACATTCGTCAGGAAGGTCGCACATACATCCAAGTTTCGTTTCAAATGGTAGTAGAATACTTCCAGCCACAAAATGTAAAGTTaacatttgtaatttttttcttacaGTTGTTAAACAGATATAATCATCGGATGATCCTCAGATAATACGTGTGCAGCAATATATAAATACCAACTAGAAGATAAGTCTTCTAATCAACTCATAAAAATGACTTCCGTAAAAGATACGGCGTCTTTCTTCGTAAACGGCAGCTCGAATCAGTTTGACTTTGTTCTAGCTCTGTACCCGCAAGTCCTCAAACTAAAAGCACAGAACAAATGTAAGAAACCAGAAGAACTCATCCGGTTAGACGACTGGTACCAAAACAAGCTTCCACAGTTGATTAAAAAGCGCGGTAAAGAGCGCTTCTTGGTGCACGAGGAACTAGTCCAAACGATGAAATGGAAGCAAACGCGTGGCAAATTCTTTCCACAGCTGTCTTATCTGATCAAAGTCAACACTCCACGAGCCGTACAAGCGGAAACCAAGAAAGCATTTAAGAAACTGCCTAATCTCGAGCAAGCAATCACTGCACTGTCAAATCTTAAAGGTGTCGGCACGACAATGGCGTCGGCTCTGCTAGCCGCTGCCGCACCCGAAACTGCCCCCTTCATGGCCGACGAATGCTTAATGGCCATCCCGGAAATCGAAGGCATTGACTACACTACCCGCGAGTACATGAACTTCGTGCAGCACATCCAATCCACGACGGATCGGCTGAACGAGGAAGTGCACGGCCCGGTCAGTAGTTCCAAGGATTCCGACGGCAGCAACGACGAAGACAGCGCCGATGAGCCCAAAATCCAAAAGAAATGGTCCCCGCACAATGTCGAGCTTGCTCTCTGGACGCACTACGTTGCACGGGAGCTACAACCGGAGTTACTGGACGACATGCCCGTAGCTACGCAGGGTAGTAAAAACAGCTACTCCCGAAACCCGGCCACTGCCGTCGCACCGAAGACAGCCACCCCCACGAATGGTGCCTCGTTACCGTCGTCCGGAAACAACACCAACATCGAGGAACCGTCCGACGAGAGCAACCTGGACACCGAGCTCGGCAAAGCCACCTCGGACGAGTCCTCCAAAGACAACAACAAATTCACGGACAGCTTGGACGATTGCACCAAGTCCGAGGACAGCTTGGAAAAGCCCAGCACCACGGTAACCACCAGCATCCGGAACAACAACAGCGAAGAGGTGAACGACAGTGACTCGCAAAGTAGTTCCAAACGGTCATCGACGGGGGACGAGGAGGATGAGGACGACGACGAAGATGACGGCGAAGATGGAGAAAGCTCGGGCGATGGAGTTTCCACTGCCAAGAAGGCGAAGTTCGAGTAGGGTGAGGGAGCTGGTGTCGGGACAGGAAAACTTTTCTAATTACAATTAAGAGACAGAAGACGGCGGAGAATGGATGAAAACGACGAAGGTGAGCGCGACCGGAGGAAGAATCACAAATCAAAATCAGTTAACATAATTAACGTCGTCGCGGTCAGTGTGCAGCACTTCCGAAAGGCTTCCCGGTAGCGGCGGATCTTCGTTCAAGGTAAGTCCAGGGCTCCAGCAGGGAGGTGAGGATGCGGGAAATTCCTACAGCAGGAAACGCTGACACCGGAAAAGAACTATGTACAAATTATGTTTAACTGATTGTAAGTGGAAAATCACGTATAATCCCAATGAGCGAGAAGCAATATGGTGACGGGCGAGGTAAGCAAGGTACATAGGCAGACGTTATGGCTGATTGGCTGATACATTCGTAGCAGGAGCAACCTGATTAAAAGGAAACGTGGATGGAGGGAAACTTTAATTGAGATAAATGACCTGATGCGAACCATGGGCATTTTAGTAGATTCGACAGATGAGGCATGATGCAAACGTGGAAAAGCAAGGAAAGCGTAGCACATAAGAACAGAAGGAAGTTTTATCATTAGGATTTAATTGATTGGTCATTTTTCTGGAAGTTAGTGCAGGAACGGACTATTGCAGACTGGTATGTATTGGTGGCAGTGATGGTTTCATGTTTTTTTCCACGTGTATTCTTCAACTTTATTAGATCTCCATCACATGTATTTGGTAAATGAAGAAGGTGTTCAACTTTTGTAATTTGATATATGCGAAAAGTTTCTGATCTAAATGCCAATAGCATATGAGATGCAAACTGGTTTCGATATCATGCAGGAATGGTGGTATCGTCTCTATCATGAAGAAAGAGTATTCGAAAGATTTAAGAGATTAACCTTCGGATCACGACTAATCAGAGTATTGTAACCAATAATACTGATTATAAGTTTAAAGACAGGGATTAAATTCGAATAGAAATGTAAAAATCTACCAATCATTATTTCTGTATATGTAAAGGGGGGGTTGATGCATTTGAACTtgtttcacacagttttgcgaAAGATGTGGTATGTCGACGCCTTCCATCATAATATATCCCTGGCAGGGGCTAATCTGATTCTGTTTTTTGCACAATTGTATCAGGTTGCGATAAACTTGGCTTGTAATGATTGAAGAAATTTTGCAAGGTTTTTATGAACCAGTTGCAAGCTCATTCGTCGTAACAAAATCTCGGAAGCCTTTAAAAGCCTACTGCGACTGCCACAATCTCCATCTATCTGCCTTGAACAATCCTGTACACAACGCGCCCATGTGAAAGCCTTCTGTTCCAAACCGTTCTTTTTTTACACACCTCACCACAGCAGCGCTTGCGAGGGCACATTCCAACTCTTGACAGCGATCTTCGTTTTTCGTTCAAAtggaacacaaaaataaacCACTGTGTAGAAACCTATCCGTACATTTTTAAATATagtcaaaatcaagcaacaaaaaatctaaaaataaataaactaaatgTTTTGGATCTAATTCAAAATTGTCCGAGTCTAACCAACTCCTGTTTCAGTTTCATGAAAGTTATTTGACAGTAAAGGAGATTCTCGTAATAgaatgttattatttatttgtaatattattattatcactGTATTGTAATCGATGCAAAAGTTCTTAATTATCACTCACAGTCTTATCAAGAAAGAGAGATGGAAAATAAAGAGAGGGACTGCAGGAGAAAATTCATAAACATTTATCTACTATCAGAACAGACTACCAGAATTTAGGAACAGCAAGTAGcgacgaaaaaaatattctagtATTAGTTGTCGTTTTAGTTTTTCCCGTACATGTTTATAAAAGCAAAGGTAATTATTAAGGAAAACTATACGAAACACATGTTACAAAACAgaagaaacataaaaatgacagttactGACTAACACCATcccaaaaaataaaacaaacatataCAAGCCAAGATTGAAAATCATAGCTGAGTAGTAAATCTGATTGGGCAGAACAAGGAGCCGTGCAGCAGCAACAGTTATTAGAGAACAAACTTTTACAAACACAGCTATAAATGATGCAAAAACAATAGTAGTATCCCTAGTAGGGATTAGTGATCAAACCGATACACATAGAacaaaaataaatcagaaaTCAACAATTAAAACAATATTGAAAGCAAGCGACAGCAAaccaagcagaagaaaaaaaagcagAAACCACTAATAGCCTTtaatgagaaaacaaataatgAAGTACTTTAATGAATGTAAAGAGTAAGTAGCAACACAATATACTGGAAATAAATGAGACAAGAACCACTCCCATACCCAAAACACACGCATAGCACTCGTACACTCCTATCCATTACCATTTCGAGGAAAGTAGCATCTAAAACCCAACTGCATACGGCATCTAACATAGGATGGGATGAAACTGAGAGAAGATACATCTTTACAGATAgtgaaactaaataaataagCGATTATGATACAACGCAGCTCTGTTTTTGTTCAGAATTGATGACAGCTCACTCGTCAGTACGTATCAGGAATTCGTTCTCGCAGCTTTCAACAACCTTTTTGTATCGTAACCATGATTAGATTGGATTCCGAATCTTGCGTTTATTTACAGGGTCAGCAATTTGTGGAGTTATGAAGCTGTTCTGCGCTGATTGACGTCTAATTCGCCGAGCTTTAGACCCTTGTGTATTGCCAAGTAAGTATAGTTAttcttatatgaaaaaaaaaaacacatgggAATTTATAAAAGCCGTTCTGGACCCTAATATTACCTACACAAAATATTCGTTCTTATAACGTTTGAAAGTAATATTTGGCACGGTTTATACGACGATCGTCGATCTTGTTTCAATTAAGTATAAAAGAATAATAAATAGTTTTGAGGCTGTCATTTTAAGCCAAAATCCAAGATTTTTATTCCTAAAATTGGAAAATGATTTAGCAATCCTGAATATCTGAAATACATATGTGCTTGGACATTGTGCTATAAGTGTTATAAGTTGATAGTGTGTTTCGGAGCGAATGCGAAAAGTGTCTTACGAGGGTTACAATGAAATTATGTGTGACGCAGTAATGCTCTCTGTGATAAGTGTCAGTAAGAGTTTTGAAAAATATAGATGGTCTGGAGAAAGAAGCTGGAAGCTGTCGTATAAGTGGAGTTAGAAAGGAGGGTAGGGTCTACAAATGACGAGTTGTGCCCCGCCATCTTTCGCTGTTATTCaagaatatatatatttttgccTTATACGGGAAAGAACTCCATTCTGGGTGGCTCTTTGATTTGGCACTGACCTGGGTCCAGATCAGATTAATGCTGACTTCTTTTATTGCTTGGCATCATAGTTTTATTCTgttttgtgcggtaagcagaacgatcagccgatcaccgaaattttgttctgctttgtgcggcctttaaaaaaaagtattgatttcatcgatcaaactacacgctatacacggcataccgtttaccaaaacgaaccctgccacactccttACCCCATAtgtccaacatcccagtgatctctcgtggaagtgcagatgactcgtcggcttctatcaaagcgagtatcacgtcaacaatttcctacctattccctaattgacctgctttcggacacggccggcgctggtattgcttattttttgggtcaccagttcttacacattgaagatgatgttagtcccaaacttcatctgttggttctctgtgtaattactgctgacctggcaataatggagtagcaactgtgggcggtcaatcatgctcatgtcATTTTAAGCCAAAATCCAAACTTATTCACCAAACCTACCTTCGATTCCGTAGCGTGCAGTCAGCGTGTTCGTACCCTTCCATGAAGTCTCTCTCTATGCGGTTCTCTGATGAATACTGTTCTTGCTATTCTCCCTTCCAATATTCGCAATAAATGCCAGCCTCTGTTAAAATCATAGTTTTCAACATGAccatatttcgtttccgccTACTTGTTCCGTAACtcaagctggttacgtaatccataGAAAGCCCTATTCGCTGCaacaatacgtcttttcacttcaaggtaccgtcaactggggggaagatgatcatttttcagagaaaatcgaaaaaaatattttcaaaacatgtactgctatacgttgcaataatcaacaactttagttttctgaaatgcgttcgcatttattaaaataaattaaattatcacacattttttgagtaatctggtttggggtgaagttgatcaagacagctctactaaaatcattatgacctagccgtcaaaatacactaggttatttgtatgaatgttgaatttactacgtaaagaagtctacgaagtcaatatttgaaacgaaaatagcgtcatttatgactatctctctctttcttccacgaaatacattttcatgattataatcgaaaaactcggattttctacctagcggtaacattacttgaacggataatattattgactaccgtttcataataaaatttggcacttttgactgacaaaTCAAGTGATCATCTtcgcctcaatgatcatcttccccccatatGACGGTAATCGTCATTGTctcatgtcacaagcgttccaaggtaaacaaatttttTACCAACTTTAAACACATCGCTCAGCACCAACACAACAAGGTCCACAAGGTCTTACCGTAACCATGTATCATATACAGTGCCTAATACTTCTtgtgctgttgtagtcacagtttCGTGGATATTCTTCCACAGtatgttgacgtcgccagatccgttggcatctcctatccgctcgtccagcttctggttgTGCtgttcccgagcagcacacatgttacacaAAAGTTACAACTGAATTTAGTTACATTTGAGTTTCTGCAACCAAATTggtctggattgtgctgctagttgctagttggatattgaaacgcttAGTTTTGTTATTTCATGAGTTCGTGACGCTCAGTGATGAACTCTGTACATcattttaataaagattataaaaaactcaaaggtgcagcccaatcgggttgtacgcaaaggtgacgtagatctacgtagctatacgaaatggacggtatttgccataataatttgtgcctctttattaacattgagcaaactgctcggaggtcaactgaatcaagaaggcttccagttggatggactttgagtctctaaccttGGAATAACCATGACTCATCGGCTGTATCGCCGCTGACtgctcgactggctttcagtggaggaTTTTCGCAATCTTAGAAGACATCATCAtcaaaaatgtccgaaataaaggagaaataatgaAACCATGAAActaacgcaaatatatttatttgcaacgtttggttttcgcccgcgatggaaccgtacgtggcaaagtgagGAGAACTTCAAGAATCGGTTatattatgaaaactcatatgtgaatatgtacgttatgt
The nucleotide sequence above comes from Armigeres subalbatus isolate Guangzhou_Male chromosome 3, GZ_Asu_2, whole genome shotgun sequence. Encoded proteins:
- the LOC134225736 gene encoding uncharacterized protein LOC134225736 — protein: MTSVKDTASFFVNGSSNQFDFVLALYPQVLKLKAQNKCKKPEELIRLDDWYQNKLPQLIKKRGKERFLVHEELVQTMKWKQTRGKFFPQLSYLIKVNTPRAVQAETKKAFKKLPNLEQAITALSNLKGVGTTMASALLAAAAPETAPFMADECLMAIPEIEGIDYTTREYMNFVQHIQSTTDRLNEEVHGPVSSSKDSDGSNDEDSADEPKIQKKWSPHNVELALWTHYVARELQPELLDDMPVATQGSKNSYSRNPATAVAPKTATPTNGASLPSSGNNTNIEEPSDESNLDTELGKATSDESSKDNNKFTDSLDDCTKSEDSLEKPSTTVTTSIRNNNSEEVNDSDSQSSSKRSSTGDEEDEDDDEDDGEDGESSGDGVSTAKKAKFE